In the genome of Mesotoga sp. UBA6090, the window CGCAGTCCATGGAAGAGACGATTTTAGCTGCTCCGACGAGAACATTTCCGATCTTTTCATTGAGAGTGTTGACCAGCTCGGGGTCCTCGTAAACGGCCATGGAGAGATTCTCAACACCCATCAGGAAGCTGGAATGCTCAAATGGACCACCGGAAGCTCCTCCAACTACTTTCATCCCTTCGGGAAGGTGCTCTCCCAGCTTACGGAAAAGATCGAAATCAACAGCTTCCTCTGGCTTCGGCCAGTCCGCTTCCTGGAGGTCTTTCAGCGTCTTAATAGGGCCACCCTTTTCATTCATCCACTTCCTGCTTTCTCTCCTGTATGTGGCCGTGTCTTCACCATGGATGTAATCGGGAGTAGGAAAGCGGGGAGCCTGATAGAAGGGCACGTAATCATATCCAAGTTCTCTGTAGAAGCTTATTAGTTGAACGAAGTATCTGTCAGGATCCTCTTCTACTTTTGCAAGTTTGTAGCCCATCACTTCTTCCATTATTTCATCGTCCGCAAAGAGCTCAAAGAACGGAACTCTGCAAGGTTCTCCATTGCGCCTGAAGACGTCCAGAATCACTGAAAAATCGGGTGCCGGTTTCAACTAGATCCCCCCATTTTTTCCAAAGGCTCAAAACTTCTGAAGCTCCGATCGGATTCAAGTGTATCGGGTATTCATCAAAAACATTCTAGCATCAATTCACATCTCAAATGAAGCCTCTCTCTTGAGTAGATTTAATTATGAAGCATTATGGCCTCGACGGATGCGTACCTACATTTGCAGGAATAATCAACTTACGAAAGAAAGCGTGAAAACCGTACGCATTGGTGCTGTTATAATCATTATGAGTTGAGGTCTGAGGTTCCGCACTGAGTCTTTTCGTGTTTGAGGTGAAGCCAGATGAGACTGATCACTAAGAAGATGTTTCTCGAGTACGATTACTGCCCTGTCAGGGGATGGATCGAGAGGAATGAACCTCAGGAATTCACGCCGAGCATCGCAGAGGATTTCAGGATGAAAGAAGGCCTCGATGTCGGCAGAAGGGCTAGAAGTCTCTTTCCTGAAGGTATTCTGATAGAGGAATTGGATCCATTTGAGGCATCCTTCATAACCGAACGGATTATCAGCGACGGACAGTCCGTAACTCTTTTTGAACCTGCTTTCATCAGCGACGATTTCGTCTCAAGGGCGGATGTTGTGATAAAAGAGGGCGAGGAACTGGATGTTTTCGAGGTCAAGTCCAGCCTTGCCGGTTCATCGAACACAAAGGACTACATCAGGGATCTTTCTTACACGGTATCTGTCATAGAAAACTCGGGTTACAGAGTCAAAAAAGCCTGCTTGATAATGGTCTCAAGAATGTATCGTAAGGGGGACGATGACCGGAAACTCTTTGAGATAATAGACGTCACTGGAGAGGTCTCGGAGCAGAAAATCGAGATAAAGGCTAAACTCGAATTCGCCTCAGCTATCCTGACTTCAACATTGATTCCTTCCGGCTCATTGGGGTACAAATGCAGAGACTGTGAGCATCTTCGAAGATGCTTCAGTCTGGATAGGAGACTTAGCATCTTTGAGCTTCCTAGACTGGGTGCCGATAAGACAGATGCTTTGATCGAGAAGGGATACTTCTATCTAGAAGAGCTTCCTCAAGAGGTACTTGGCGACAAACCACTTCTACAAAGGGTCTTTCGCGGAGCTAAGTCAGGAAGGATAGTGTTTGACGAACCCGAAAAGCTGCGAGAAAAGCTGAATAGTTTCAGGTATCCGATAGGTTATCTCGATTTCGAGACTGCCGCCTCAGTTATCCCCCTGTATGATGACCTGGCTCCCTATGAGGGGATCCCGTATCAATATTCACTGCACATTCGAAGGGAAGCCTCCGGCGCCCTGGAGCACAGGGAGTTTCTCTTCAACAATCCATCGAGGGATGAGAGTCTCCTGCTCGCCAAAAGGCTGGTTGAGGACCTCAAGGACTGCAGAACACTTATGGCGCACCATGCTTCCGTTGAGAGAAATATACTGAGATGGCTGTCGAACAGATACAAAGATTATCCAGAGCTTTCAGAGCAGCTCATCTCCTTCTCGGAGATATTTGTGGATTCAGAACGCCTTGTCAAAGATCACATATATCATGCCGACTTCGGGGGAAGCTTCTCAATCAAAAAGCTTCTTCCCGCACTTGTAGAAGGTATTGGTTATGAAGGGCTTTTTATCCATAACGGCGACGATGCCCGTTATGTTTTCGTGAATATGGCTCTGGGAAATTGCCGAGAGTCAGAGGTAGAGAGAATAAGAAGAGATATGCTAGAGTACTGCAAGATGGATACACTGGCTATGGTGGAGATTCACAGGTTTCTCTGCGATCTTTCATCGGAGTGAGGATGGGGCAAATGGATAAAAAGAGTAATCGGCAGACGACTTAATCGAATTCTTTTCAAAGTAGAATAGTTTGGTCATCAAATTAGGTTATTATGAATCATGCACACTTTAGGCATCGAGAGGATGTGACGACATAGAAATCTTCAAGATAAAGAACCATGAAACATTGCTTCCCCTTATTCAGGGAGGAATGGCCGTAGGAATATCTCTGGACAACCTGGCCGCTTCCGTTGCTTCTGAAGGCGGAATAGGGGTTATTGGAACGGCAGGTATCGGTATGACGGTTGACGGTTACAGAAAGAACTTCAGGCAGGCAAGCATCGATGGTCTCAAGAATACCATAAGAAGGGCAAGGGAGAAGACTCAAGGGGTTCTGGGAGTAAATATAATGGTGGCACTCACAAACTACGCAGAGATGGTGGCAACGGCCGTGAAGGAGAAGATAGACATAATCATTTCTGGCGCGGGACTACCTCTAGATCTACCATCTTATCTCGATGAAGGATCGGAAACGGCTATCATTCCTGTAGTCTCATCTCTGAAGTCTGCGACCGTAATATTCAAGAGATGGTTTGGCCGGTACAAGTACATCCCCGACGGCTTCGTTGTGGAGGGACCTAAGGCGGGGGGCCACCTCGGATACAGAGTAGAGGAGATCTTTTCTGAAGAGAGTTCGCTCGAGAAGACGGTACCTGAAATTAGAAGGTTTGTGGATCAAGTAAAACGAGATACTGGCAAGAATATACCTGTGATAGCGGCAGGAGGCATATTCGACAGAGATGATGTCGAGAAAGCCTTCAAGCTGGGAGCTTCCGCAGTTCAAGTGGGAACTGCCTTTGTGGCTACGGAAGAGTGCGATGCAGACTACAGGTTCAAGCAGGCATTCGTCGATGCGCGCAGCGAAGATGTCACAATTATCAAGAGCCCTGTAGGAATGCCTGGAAGAGCGATCAGGAACAAGTTCATAGAAGATGTCGAGGAGGGAAAAAGAAAGCCCTTCAAATGCGCCTATCAGTGCATAAAGACATGTAATTATAGAGAAGCGCCTTATTGCATTGCGGAGGCGCTCATGAATGCCTGCAAGGGAGATCTGGAAAACGGGTTCGCCTTTTGCGGAAGCGAGGTCCATAGAATAAGCGGTGTCACTACCGTGAAAAAGGTAATAGATAGACTCTTTGGAGAAAAGCGCTGAAGCAATCCTTTTCACTGTGTTTTTTGATACAAGCTCTTTGATCATAGACGAATGTACGGGAGGTTGAAAATGAAAAGTCTGGAGAAGATAAGGAACGCGATAATCGAGACAATGCCAGCAGAGGCAAAAACGGCCACTGAAGAGGCCCTGGCTGAAGGCCTCGGCGCGAAGGAAATCCTGGATGGCGCGCTTATCCCGGGGATGGACGAAGTTGGAAAGCTCTTCAGGGAGGGCGAGTATTTCGTCCCCGAGGTCCTTGTTGCCGCCAAGGCAATGAACCAGTGTATGGACCTTATCGAGCCGCTTCTTGTAAGCGGTGGGGTCAAGAAGATCGGGAAGGTGGTTGCCGGTACCATAGAAGGAGATCTCCATGATATTGGAAAGAACCTCGTCTGTATGATGCTCAAGGGAGCGGGCTTCGAGATAATCGATCTCGGCGTCGATGTGAAGCCCGAAGAGTTCGTTGAGGCAGCCAAAGGCGCGAAGCCGGATATTCTTGTTCTTTCAGCCCTGTTGACAACCACTATGTTGAATATGCCCAGAGTGATTGAAGAACTCAAGAAGGCAGGCATTCGGGACGATGTGAAGGTCTTGATAGGCGGGGCCCCTGTCAGCCAGACCTATGCCGAAGAGATCGGGGCAGACGGCTATTCTCCGGACAGCTCGGGAGCGGTCGAACTGGCAAGAAGACTCGTCTCTTGATCGGTTCATTGGTTTTTTGTCTTGATGAGGATCGACAGTTGACTGGTGAAGAAGACGAAAAATAGGAGTGATTTCCCGGTTCTATCTCTTCCAAGCTTTTTTGCCTATTTTGGCGGCAGCGAGATGAATTGCTATAATATTTAGGTATTCATTCGTTTATTTGTATTGAGTGATTTTCATTTGATTGCGGATAGACCGTCTCGTTACGGATGGAGGGTTAAGCATGCTTATCGGCCTGATAATTCTGTCAACAGTTACACTTGTCTCCTTTCTCTTCGCGATTGCATCCATAAGAAGATTATCCCGGAGCATCAAGAAGAACCAGGAGCTACAACTAAGCCTTAAGGATCTAGAAAGAGATGTCTCGGATAGAGATGAGAAGCTCGAGTGGCTGACGTCTGCCAAAGAGGAACTTGAAGCGAC includes:
- a CDS encoding NAD(P)H-dependent flavin oxidoreductase, which encodes MEIFKIKNHETLLPLIQGGMAVGISLDNLAASVASEGGIGVIGTAGIGMTVDGYRKNFRQASIDGLKNTIRRAREKTQGVLGVNIMVALTNYAEMVATAVKEKIDIIISGAGLPLDLPSYLDEGSETAIIPVVSSLKSATVIFKRWFGRYKYIPDGFVVEGPKAGGHLGYRVEEIFSEESSLEKTVPEIRRFVDQVKRDTGKNIPVIAAGGIFDRDDVEKAFKLGASAVQVGTAFVATEECDADYRFKQAFVDARSEDVTIIKSPVGMPGRAIRNKFIEDVEEGKRKPFKCAYQCIKTCNYREAPYCIAEALMNACKGDLENGFAFCGSEVHRISGVTTVKKVIDRLFGEKR
- a CDS encoding DUF2779 domain-containing protein, yielding MRLITKKMFLEYDYCPVRGWIERNEPQEFTPSIAEDFRMKEGLDVGRRARSLFPEGILIEELDPFEASFITERIISDGQSVTLFEPAFISDDFVSRADVVIKEGEELDVFEVKSSLAGSSNTKDYIRDLSYTVSVIENSGYRVKKACLIMVSRMYRKGDDDRKLFEIIDVTGEVSEQKIEIKAKLEFASAILTSTLIPSGSLGYKCRDCEHLRRCFSLDRRLSIFELPRLGADKTDALIEKGYFYLEELPQEVLGDKPLLQRVFRGAKSGRIVFDEPEKLREKLNSFRYPIGYLDFETAASVIPLYDDLAPYEGIPYQYSLHIRREASGALEHREFLFNNPSRDESLLLAKRLVEDLKDCRTLMAHHASVERNILRWLSNRYKDYPELSEQLISFSEIFVDSERLVKDHIYHADFGGSFSIKKLLPALVEGIGYEGLFIHNGDDARYVFVNMALGNCRESEVERIRRDMLEYCKMDTLAMVEIHRFLCDLSSE
- a CDS encoding uroporphyrinogen decarboxylase family protein gives rise to the protein MKPAPDFSVILDVFRRNGEPCRVPFFELFADDEIMEEVMGYKLAKVEEDPDRYFVQLISFYRELGYDYVPFYQAPRFPTPDYIHGEDTATYRRESRKWMNEKGGPIKTLKDLQEADWPKPEEAVDFDLFRKLGEHLPEGMKVVGGASGGPFEHSSFLMGVENLSMAVYEDPELVNTLNEKIGNVLVGAAKIVSSMDCVGAYCFGDDLGYKTSTIFSPRHLRRLVFPWYREIAEVVHGNGKPFVLHSCGNLASVMDDIIEAGVDAKHSFEDQIMPVSEVKRRWGKRISILGGIDVDFLCHATTEQVRGRTLKTLEECAPGGGYALGTGNTVANYIPVKNYLAMLEAGNEFNSRRIRNVSDRVQ
- a CDS encoding corrinoid protein → MKSLEKIRNAIIETMPAEAKTATEEALAEGLGAKEILDGALIPGMDEVGKLFREGEYFVPEVLVAAKAMNQCMDLIEPLLVSGGVKKIGKVVAGTIEGDLHDIGKNLVCMMLKGAGFEIIDLGVDVKPEEFVEAAKGAKPDILVLSALLTTTMLNMPRVIEELKKAGIRDDVKVLIGGAPVSQTYAEEIGADGYSPDSSGAVELARRLVS